Proteins encoded in a region of the Anas acuta chromosome 13, bAnaAcu1.1, whole genome shotgun sequence genome:
- the YIPF6 gene encoding protein YIPF6 codes for MAAAEGGGAGAAAGPLFAGLADVSISEDIPVEGEISVPVGSHSPDEDYSTLDEPVKDTIMRDLKAVGKKFVHVMYPKKSSALLRDWDLWGPLVLCVSLALMLQGGSADSKEDGGPQFAEVFVIIWFGAVVITLNSKLLGGTISFFQSLCVLGYCVLPLTVAMLVCRLVLLAGSGTVSFIVRLIVVMAMFGWSTLASTAFLADSQPPNRKALVVYPIFLFYFVISWMILTFTPQ; via the exons atggcggcggcggagggcggcggggccggggcggccgcggggccgctG TTCGCAGGCCTGGCGGACGTGTCGATATCGGAGGACATTCCGGTGGAAGGGGAGATCTCTGTGCCTGTTGGGTCGCACTCCCCCGACGAAGATTACTCCACGCTGGATGAACCTGTTAAGGATACTATT ATGAGAGACCTAAAGGCTGTTGGGAAGAAATTTGTCCACGTCATGTATCCGAAAAAGAGCAGCGCGCTCCTCAGAGACT GGGATCTTTGGGGCCCTTTGGTGCTTTGTGTGTCACTAGCACT GATGCTGCAGGGTGGATCAGCAGATAGTAAAGAAGACGGAGGGCCACAGTTTGCTGAAGTCTTCGTCATCATCTGGTTTGGTGCAGTTGTCATCACACTAAACTCAAAGCTGCTTGGAGGGACTAT ATCGTTTTTTCAGAGCCTGTGCGTCCTGGGTTACTGTGTCCTGCCCCTGACGGTGGCGATGCTGGTGTgcaggctggtgctgctggcaggttCCGGGACCGTCAGCTTCATTGTTCGTCTCATCGTTGTAATGGCCATGTTTGGTTGGTCGACGTTAG CATCTACAGCTTTCCTGGCAGACAGTCAGCCTCCAAACCGCAAAGCTCTTGTTGTGTACCCTATCTTCCTCTTCTACTTCGTTATCAGCTGGATGATTCTCACCTTTACACCTCAGTGA